The DNA sequence AAGAACTAAGAGACTTATTAATAAAACAAGTTCATCCCCTCTGCCAAAAGCAGGTACATTTAAGTAGATAAATACAAAGCTGGTAAAAAAAATGATCAATATTACAATGTTAATAATTGCAATTTTACTTTTAGTTTTTGGATTTTGAAATTTCATAAAATAGTAGCTTTTAAGTCATTATTCATATTTAATTTTTTTTATATCACTAAAAGGTATCTATTACTAAATTATTAATTATAAATTCTTGCCTGGTTTGTGTATTTTTTCCCATGTAAAAGTCCAATAGTTCTTCAATAGAAGTATTTTTACTTAACATTACGGGTTCTAATTTTATATCTTTACCGATAAAATTTTTAAATTCGTCAGGTGATATTTCTCCTAATCCTTTAAAACGAGTTATTTCGGGATTTTTTCCTAACTCTTGAATTGCTTTAATTCTCTCTTCATCTGTATAACAATACCGTGTTTCTTTTTTATTTCTAACCCTGAATAAAGGGGTTTGGAGAATATATAAATGTCCGTTCTTTATTAAATCAGGAAAAAATTGTAAGAAAAAAGTTATCATAAGCAAACGGATGTGCATTCCGTCAACATCGGCATCAGTTGCGATAACTACATTATTATAACGTAAATCTTCTAAGCTTATTTCAATATTTAAAGCAGATTGAAGTAAATTAAATTCTTCATTCTCATAAACTATTTTTTTTGTCAATCCATAGCTGTTCAATGGTTTTCCACGAAGGCTGAATACCGCTTGGGTTTCCACGTCTCTACTTTTAGTTATGGATCCGGAGGCTGAATCACCTTCCGTAATAAATATAGTAGATTCTAATTTTCTTTGAGACTTCTGATCATTATAATGTTGACGACAATCTCTTAATTTTTTATTGTGTAAACTAACTTTTTTTGCTCTTTCTCTTGCCAGTTTTTGAATGCCGGAAAGCTCTTTCCTTTCTTTTTCAGATATTATAATTTTTCTTTGCAGAGCATCTGCCACCTCCGGATTTTTATGTAAAAAATTATCTAAATGTTTTTTTAGAAAATCATTCATAAAAGTTCGAATCGTGGGTAAATCGGGTCCCATTTCACTACTTCCCAATTTAGTTTTAGTTTGCGATTCAAAAACCGGTTCAATAATTTTAATTGAAACCGCTGCTATTATTGATTTTCTAATATCAGATGCATCGTAGTTTTTATTATAAAATTCGCGTACGGTTTTTACGAAGGCTTCTTTAAAAGCATTGAGATGAGTTCCTCCTTGTGTGGTATGTTGACCGTTTACAAAGGAAAAATATGCTTCTGATTGAGAACGTTCGCTGTGAGTGAAAGCTACTTCAATATCTTCATCTTTTAAATGAATGATAGGATAAATCGTTTCTCCCTCAATATTATCTTGAAGTAAATCTTGCAAACCATTTTCAGAATAGTATTCTTCTCCATTAAAGAAAATTTTCAGTCCGGGATTAAGATAGACATAGTTTTTTAGCATTTTGTCTATATATTCTTTCCTGAACTTGAAATTTCCGAATATGGAAGAATCAGGTTCAAAAGAAATTTCGGTACCTTTTCTTTCTTTGGATTCTGTTTCAGGGCTTTCGTATGTCAGTACACCTTTTGAAAATTCAGCATATCGTGAAACTCCGTCGCGTATGGATTTAACCTTAAAATAGGAGGATAACGCATTTACGGCTTTTGTACCCACTCCATTCAATCCAACGGATTTTTTAAAGGCTCTGGAATCATATTTTCCTCCCGTATTCATTTTAGAAACGGCATCAACCATTTTTCCTAAAGGAATACCTCTTCCGTAATCTCGTATTTTTATGATGGTATTATCAAGGGAAAGATCAATTTTTTTTCCTGCTCCCATAACATATTCATCGATAGAATTATCGATTATTTCTTTTAAGAGAATATAGATACCATCATCCGGGGAAGATCCGTCACCTAATTTTCCAATATACATTCCCGGACGGATACGAATATGCTCTTGCCATTCAAGAGTTTTTATGTTATCCTCGGTATATTGAGTACTTTGATTCATCTACTTCCAACTAAATATGTGCAAAAATACGATTTTTCATTTATAAAAAAAATCATACACAAATAGTATATTGTATATGATTTTGTAATAGGGTAGACTTTTTGTCTACCTCTTGTGTTTTTAAAATAAATTATTGATTGTCTTTTTCCAATTTTTTAATTTCGTTTAAATTTTTCTTTAATTTTTTTAGTAATATTCCATAAATTAATAAATAGTAGGCAATAATTATTAAAAATAAAATTATGCAAATGATAATAAAAACAAATATATTTTCAGGATAAGAGAAATTAAGTCTTATTTGATCAATATTTAAAATATCTGTAGAATTGAATCCTCGTCCCAATCTTTTTCCATACATAAATTCATAAAAGCCGGTTAAAATAAGTATTAATACACCCAGCAAAATATTAATACAAATGAACCAATTAACGCTTTTTCTAAATCTTAATATATTATTGATTAAATCTTTGGTTGAATATAGGAGATTGATTTTTTTATAGCATCTGTAAAAATAAAATATAAATCCAATGGAAGTTATAAGATTAAAATAGATGAGCAATCTGCTAATGTGGTAATTACGAATGTAAACTTTTAGAGCTTCCCCTCCCAAATTGGGCATAATAAGGTTCATATCCGCTGCTGTAAACAGTAGAGAAGTCATTAAAATTATAAATTCAATAACACTTATAATTACAATGTATTTTACATTATTACGCGATTTTTTATTAAGCATCAATAGTAATTCTGCCTGAGAATATTGATTGGTCTCACTTTGCTTTTGCCAAGATTTTTTTAGACTGTCTATATCCAATTCATTCTTCATTTTTGTTCATTATTTCTTTTAATTTGGTTTTCACGCGATTCATCTTTACCCGAGCATTAACTTCTGTAATACCCAAAGTCTCGGAAATTTCTCTGTAAGATAAATCTTCTAAATATAGCAACACTAAAGCTCGTTCTATTTCAGAAAGTTTTTTGATAGCCTCATAAAGCTTGTTGATTTGTTCTTGCTTTTCACTAAAATCATCATTTTCAGATATTTTATATAAAGTGTTATCAATTTCTTGGGTATTGATGGTTTTAGTTGAT is a window from the Apibacter sp. B3706 genome containing:
- a CDS encoding DNA topoisomerase IV subunit B is translated as MNQSTQYTEDNIKTLEWQEHIRIRPGMYIGKLGDGSSPDDGIYILLKEIIDNSIDEYVMGAGKKIDLSLDNTIIKIRDYGRGIPLGKMVDAVSKMNTGGKYDSRAFKKSVGLNGVGTKAVNALSSYFKVKSIRDGVSRYAEFSKGVLTYESPETESKERKGTEISFEPDSSIFGNFKFRKEYIDKMLKNYVYLNPGLKIFFNGEEYYSENGLQDLLQDNIEGETIYPIIHLKDEDIEVAFTHSERSQSEAYFSFVNGQHTTQGGTHLNAFKEAFVKTVREFYNKNYDASDIRKSIIAAVSIKIIEPVFESQTKTKLGSSEMGPDLPTIRTFMNDFLKKHLDNFLHKNPEVADALQRKIIISEKERKELSGIQKLARERAKKVSLHNKKLRDCRQHYNDQKSQRKLESTIFITEGDSASGSITKSRDVETQAVFSLRGKPLNSYGLTKKIVYENEEFNLLQSALNIEISLEDLRYNNVVIATDADVDGMHIRLLMITFFLQFFPDLIKNGHLYILQTPLFRVRNKKETRYCYTDEERIKAIQELGKNPEITRFKGLGEISPDEFKNFIGKDIKLEPVMLSKNTSIEELLDFYMGKNTQTRQEFIINNLVIDTF
- a CDS encoding RNA polymerase sigma factor gives rise to the protein MKKIELEFSKLIEKNQGIIHKVCRIYTNNDEDSQDLFQEILLQLWKSYKSFQGNSKFTTWMYRVALNTAITLFRKSTKTINTQEIDNTLYKISENDDFSEKQEQINKLYEAIKKLSEIERALVLLYLEDLSYREISETLGITEVNARVKMNRVKTKLKEIMNKNEE